From Apium graveolens cultivar Ventura chromosome 9, ASM990537v1, whole genome shotgun sequence, the proteins below share one genomic window:
- the LOC141687138 gene encoding VAN3-binding protein-like produces the protein MEFLARSWSPSAFQLSISDSDASPLPRLIIYPSTQSNNQSTDTSFSSCITDEITAGAGKEESVVLPGNTFSFASSASSQLVLQRIMSQTVISPITSGRLSHSSGPSNASLVEASDSHPLSPTQEYDQDIVKYLGINKTVNPLSAKSPNCGGSNTSGGRTVGRWLKDRKEKKREDNRAQNAQIHAAVTVAGVAAALAAIAAATATTSASTKDEQMAKTDMAVASAATLVAARCVEAAESLGAEQHHLLSVVNSAVNVRSHGDILTLTAAAATALRGAATLKARALKEAWNIAAVIPIGKGYGVGFGQNELSARCSEEQFTEENSPDACIQKLLAKGSELLKRTRNGDLHWKFVSVYIHRSGQVMLKMKSKHAGSTITKKKKNVVLEVRMNTTAWPGRQLSENGEQHRYFGLRTTTRGIVEFECKNDREYEMWTRGVSRLLSVASQMKNGQKNQPRDNNFQVQMSKG, from the exons ATGGAGTTCTTGGCAAGGTCATGGAGTCCTTCAGCatttcaactttcaatatcagaTTCAGACGCTTCTCCTCTTCCTAGGTTAATAATTTATCCCTCAACACAGTCTAACAACCAAAGTACTGATACAAGTTTCAGTAGTTGCATAACAGATGAAATAACTGCTGGTGCTGGAAAAGAGGAGTCCGTGGTGCTACCAGGAAACACATTCTCGTTTGCTTCCTCTGCAAGTTCCCAACTTGTGCTCCAACGCATTATGTCTCAAACT GTTATATCGCCAATAACTTCAGGGAGATTATCTCACAGCAGTGGACCATCTAATGCTTCGCTCGTAGAAGCTTCAGACAGTCATCCACTTTCCCCTACACAAGAATATGATCAAGACATCGTCAAG TACTTGGGAATAAACAAGACAGTAAATCCTCTTTCTGCAAAAAGTCCCAATTGTGGCGGCAGCAACACATCAGGCGGCAGGACAGTTggaaggtggttaaaggataggaaagaaaagaaaagagaagataACAGAGCTCAAAATGCTCAAATCCACGCAGCTGTAACAGTTGCTGGAGTGGCTGCTGCACTGGCGGCCATTGCAGCAGCCACGGCAACAACATCAGCTTCTACAAAGGATGAACAAATGGCAAAGACTGACATGGCTGTAGCTTCAGCAGCAACATTAGTCGCTGCACGTTGTGTGGAAGCAGCGGAGTCCTTAGGAGCTGAACAACACCACCTTCTATCAGTTGTTAATTCAGCTGTTAATGTTAGATCACATGGAGATATATTGACTCTTACAGCTGCAGCTGCTACAG CTCTACGTGGAGCAGCAACCTTAAAAGCAAGAGCTTTAAAGGAAGCATGGAATATTGCAGCAGTAATCCCAATAGGTAAAGGATATGGTGTGGGATTTGGTCAAAATGAACTAAGTGCCAGATGCTCTGAGGAGCAATTTACTGAAGAAAATTCCCCGGATGCATGTATTCAAAAACTCCTTGCCAAAGGAAGTGAGCTTCTTAAAAGAACTCGAAATG GTGATCTTCACTGGAAATTTGTGTCAGTTTACATTCATAGAAGTGGACAG GTAATGCTGAAGATGAAAAGCAAACATGCTGGTTCTACCATAACTAAAAAGAAGAAAA ATGTAGTGCTGGAGGTGCGCATGAACACGACAGCATGGCCTGGAAGACAGTTGTCGGAGAATGGAGAGCAACATCGCTACTTTGGACTGAGAACAACGACACGTGGAATTGTAGAATTCGAATGCAAGAATGACAGGGAATACGAGATGTGGACTCGAGGGGTATCTAGGCTTCTCTCAGTAGCATCACAGATGAAGAATGGACAGAAAAATCAACCACGAGACAACAATTTTCAGGTACAAATGTCAAAGGGGTAA